In a single window of the Pontibacter russatus genome:
- a CDS encoding ABC transporter permease, giving the protein MNISRYISDKISEVQAGSFTSSVTKIAIISIAAGIAIMIVSFAILEGFRDEIRQKIFSFGAHLQVSKYDTNNSLEGAPISMNIGVADSVPGIKQIQAFARKTAIIKTEDEVLGVVLKAVGPDYDMSAMQQNLEAGGLISYTDTASSKEVLISRAVADKLSLDVGDEAVFYFIQNPPRARKLKVKGIFNTGLEEFDEVFVIGDIKLVRELNNWPDTLVGGVEIVLKDFDQIDQAADQVFDQMNYDLQLEKITDRHAQLFDWLKLLRKNVIIFLVLIIFVASFNMVSTVFIMIIERINMIGVLKAVGATDAQIRQVFYFRGLKLTIRGLIWGNVIGLGFCAIQYYFRIIPLDPENYYMDRVPISWNAGIIVGLNVITLLLTMLAILIPTAMVSRVKPVKAIKFD; this is encoded by the coding sequence GTGAACATCTCCAGATACATATCCGATAAGATTTCAGAAGTGCAGGCCGGCTCATTTACCTCGTCGGTCACAAAAATAGCAATAATCAGCATAGCGGCAGGCATTGCCATCATGATCGTTTCATTTGCTATCCTGGAGGGCTTCCGGGACGAGATCAGGCAGAAGATATTTTCCTTTGGGGCGCACCTGCAGGTAAGCAAGTACGATACCAACAACTCGCTGGAGGGCGCGCCCATCAGCATGAACATCGGCGTGGCGGATTCGGTGCCCGGCATCAAGCAGATTCAGGCCTTCGCCCGCAAAACAGCCATCATCAAGACGGAGGACGAGGTGCTGGGCGTGGTGTTGAAAGCGGTTGGTCCGGACTACGACATGAGCGCGATGCAGCAGAACCTGGAGGCGGGCGGGCTCATCAGCTATACCGACACTGCCTCCTCCAAAGAAGTGCTCATCAGCCGGGCGGTGGCCGATAAACTGAGCCTGGACGTGGGCGATGAGGCGGTTTTTTACTTTATACAGAACCCGCCGCGCGCGCGCAAACTAAAGGTGAAAGGCATATTTAACACCGGGCTGGAGGAATTTGACGAGGTATTCGTAATCGGGGATATAAAGCTGGTGCGCGAGCTGAACAACTGGCCCGACACGCTGGTGGGGGGCGTGGAGATTGTGCTGAAGGACTTCGACCAGATAGACCAGGCGGCAGACCAGGTGTTCGACCAGATGAACTATGATTTACAGTTGGAGAAGATAACCGACCGCCACGCGCAGCTGTTCGACTGGCTGAAGCTCCTGCGCAAGAACGTGATCATCTTTCTGGTGCTCATTATTTTCGTGGCTTCCTTCAACATGGTGTCCACGGTGTTTATCATGATCATCGAGCGGATCAACATGATTGGCGTGCTGAAGGCCGTGGGGGCCACCGATGCGCAGATCCGGCAGGTGTTTTACTTCCGCGGCCTGAAGCTCACCATCAGAGGCCTTATCTGGGGCAACGTCATCGGCCTCGGTTTCTGCGCTATCCAGTATTACTTCCGCATCATCCCCCTCGACCCTGAGAATTACTATATGGACCGGGTGCCCATCAGCTGGAACGCGGGCATCATCGTCGGGCTGAATGTGATTACGCTGCTGCTCACCATGCTGGCCATCCTCATCCCCACCGCCATGGTGTCGCGCGTGAAGCCCGTGAAAGCCATCAAGTTCGATTAA
- a CDS encoding mechanosensitive ion channel family protein gives MEINIDSVRELIVNFAMVYGLRLLVAIVILVIGAWVVKRLNRLLQAMMLRKGVDESLRPFLGSIINIALWVLLLVLVVAQLGLEMTSFIAVLGSAGLAIGLALQGSLSNFAGGVLILTIKPFRVGDFIEAQGQSGTVHLINIFNTVIKTGNNQVIYMPNGPLASSVVINYSVEPTRRMEFNLNISPENDVAAVKKMLQTFIDSDPRILADPAPVIAVTAFSEYSITISMRLWAKQEEFWPLNWEMNERIKTAFEENGVKAPAPIQKREVVTLQPDTKS, from the coding sequence ATGGAGATTAACATTGATTCTGTCCGTGAGCTCATCGTGAATTTTGCCATGGTATATGGCCTGCGGCTTCTGGTGGCTATCGTTATTCTGGTAATCGGCGCATGGGTGGTAAAGCGCCTGAACAGGCTGCTGCAGGCCATGATGCTGCGGAAGGGCGTGGACGAGTCGCTGCGGCCGTTTCTGGGCAGCATCATCAACATCGCGCTCTGGGTGCTGCTGCTGGTGCTGGTGGTGGCACAACTGGGCCTGGAGATGACTTCCTTTATCGCGGTGCTGGGTTCCGCCGGTCTGGCCATCGGCCTGGCGCTGCAGGGCAGCCTCTCCAACTTCGCGGGCGGGGTGCTGATCCTGACCATCAAGCCCTTCAGGGTAGGCGATTTTATTGAGGCGCAGGGACAGTCGGGCACGGTGCACCTCATCAACATCTTCAACACAGTCATCAAGACAGGCAACAACCAGGTGATTTATATGCCCAACGGCCCGCTGGCGTCCAGCGTCGTGATCAATTACTCGGTAGAACCCACACGCCGCATGGAGTTTAACCTGAACATCAGCCCGGAGAACGATGTGGCGGCGGTGAAGAAAATGCTCCAGACCTTTATAGACTCCGATCCGCGCATCCTCGCCGACCCGGCCCCGGTGATTGCCGTAACCGCCTTTTCCGAGTACTCCATCACCATCAGCATGCGCCTTTGGGCCAAACAGGAAGAATTCTGGCCGCTGAACTGGGAGATGAACGAGCGCATAAAAACCGCCTTCGAGGAGAACGGCGTGAAAGCCCCGGCCCCCATCCAGAAACGGGAGGTGGTTACCCTGCAGCCGGATACAAAATCATGA
- a CDS encoding peptidoglycan DD-metalloendopeptidase family protein codes for MHLAHHLSDLLGRHRHAFAPVLAADLNAENVCALDFTAASTLLQKTNLSETAAFEAAVQQMLREKGATIGVGGYLEDRFIYGRSQHFAAASGSRNLHLGVDVWLEAGTAMFAPLDAVVHSFADNAHFGDYGPTIILQHRLEEVTFNTLYGHLTRASLQGLREGQAFAKGSRIAEVGPHPENGGWPPHLHFQLIASMEGRKGDYPGVATTAERAIYEARCPNPNLILQCRHLPL; via the coding sequence ATGCATCTAGCCCACCACCTAAGCGATTTGCTGGGCAGGCACCGCCATGCCTTTGCCCCTGTGCTGGCCGCCGACCTGAACGCCGAAAACGTCTGCGCGCTGGATTTTACGGCGGCCAGCACGCTGCTCCAGAAAACAAACCTAAGCGAAACCGCTGCGTTTGAGGCTGCCGTGCAGCAGATGCTACGGGAAAAAGGCGCCACCATAGGCGTTGGGGGCTATCTGGAAGACCGGTTTATATATGGGCGCAGCCAGCATTTTGCCGCCGCCTCCGGTAGCCGCAACCTGCACCTGGGCGTGGACGTGTGGCTGGAGGCGGGCACCGCGATGTTCGCTCCCCTTGACGCCGTGGTACACTCGTTCGCCGACAACGCCCACTTCGGCGACTACGGCCCCACCATCATTCTGCAACACCGGCTGGAGGAGGTGACCTTCAACACCCTATATGGCCACCTCACCCGCGCCTCGCTGCAGGGGCTGCGGGAAGGGCAGGCTTTTGCCAAAGGCAGCCGCATCGCGGAAGTGGGCCCGCATCCGGAGAACGGCGGCTGGCCGCCGCACCTGCATTTCCAGCTCATAGCTTCGATGGAGGGCCGGAAAGGAGACTATCCGGGTGTGGCCACCACCGCAGAGAGAGCTATATATGAGGCGCGCTGCCCCAACCCGAACCTGATCCTGCAGTGCCGCCACCTGCCGCTGTAG
- a CDS encoding Pathogenesis-related transcriptional factor and ERF protein — MLYKLTLKNCEKTVVVDDRTYEYIHNNVYLQQIEFLRHLRIHSNGYAFFQKNWPLKNGKYRNETIYLHKMIGEQLLKKPESDLKLYVHFKNGNKLDCRQENLEWAPLCKIVRNTAKTENKLGVRGVHKEAQKYRAIIHYNKQRINLGTFETLQEAASAYSRKSEELFGKTKSLRTLAKLVEEEAVS; from the coding sequence ATGCTGTACAAACTTACCCTCAAAAACTGTGAAAAAACCGTAGTCGTAGACGACAGAACCTACGAGTACATCCACAACAACGTGTACCTGCAACAGATAGAATTTCTGCGGCACCTGCGCATCCACTCCAACGGCTACGCTTTCTTCCAGAAAAACTGGCCTCTCAAAAACGGCAAATACCGCAACGAGACGATTTACCTGCACAAGATGATTGGCGAGCAGCTGCTCAAAAAGCCGGAGAGCGACCTGAAGCTGTACGTACACTTCAAGAACGGCAACAAGCTGGACTGCCGCCAAGAGAACCTGGAGTGGGCCCCGCTCTGCAAGATTGTGCGCAACACGGCCAAAACAGAGAACAAGCTGGGCGTGCGCGGCGTGCACAAAGAGGCGCAGAAGTACCGCGCCATCATCCACTACAACAAGCAGCGCATTAACCTGGGCACCTTCGAGACCCTGCAGGAGGCGGCTTCTGCCTACAGCCGAAAATCAGAAGAGCTTTTCGGCAAGACCAAGAGCCTCCGGACACTGGCTAAACTGGTAGAGGAAGAGGCTGTCAGCTGA
- a CDS encoding ferredoxin--NADP reductase — protein sequence MRNPYLNLKVVAITKESPDAISVHFEHPDRKPVPYKPGQFLTLILPIGGREERRSYSLSSCPQEGTRLAVTVKRVAGGLVSNFLIDSLRVGQEVKVMEPLGNFCLTCTPASQRQVILFGAGSGITPLMSILKAVLAEEPGSTVTLIYGNRDEDSVIFKDKLQQLEKDNPGRLQVVYTYSQPQYDCEHRGRMNQSMILKILERLQLARPQNAVYYICGPEGMMAEVRQALEVLHVPADRIFRESFVSNKSQAAEEQPQHGVVSTEEDGEIVTQTVTIIYEGAEYSVTVEPDQTILEAALEQDIDLPYSCQAGLCTACRGRCLSGKVHLEEREGLSDAEMEEGYVLNCVGHPLTDNVVIEIG from the coding sequence ATGCGTAACCCTTACCTCAACCTGAAGGTTGTAGCCATCACAAAAGAATCCCCCGATGCCATTTCTGTCCATTTCGAGCACCCTGACAGGAAACCTGTTCCCTATAAACCCGGCCAGTTCCTGACGCTCATCCTGCCCATTGGAGGAAGGGAAGAGCGCCGTTCCTACTCCCTGAGCAGCTGCCCGCAGGAGGGCACGCGCCTGGCCGTAACCGTGAAGCGCGTGGCGGGCGGGCTCGTCTCCAATTTCCTGATCGACAGCCTGCGGGTAGGGCAGGAGGTAAAGGTTATGGAGCCGCTTGGTAACTTCTGCCTGACCTGCACCCCCGCCAGCCAGCGCCAGGTAATCCTGTTCGGGGCCGGCAGCGGTATCACGCCGCTCATGTCCATCCTGAAGGCGGTGCTGGCGGAAGAGCCCGGCAGCACGGTGACACTGATATATGGCAACCGCGACGAGGACTCCGTTATTTTCAAGGATAAGCTGCAGCAGTTGGAGAAAGATAATCCGGGCCGCCTGCAGGTGGTGTATACCTACAGCCAGCCCCAATACGACTGTGAGCACCGCGGGCGTATGAACCAGAGCATGATTCTGAAAATACTGGAGCGCCTGCAGCTTGCCAGGCCCCAGAATGCCGTTTACTATATATGCGGGCCCGAGGGGATGATGGCAGAGGTGCGGCAGGCGCTGGAGGTGCTGCACGTGCCGGCAGACCGCATTTTCCGCGAAAGCTTTGTGAGCAACAAGTCGCAGGCGGCGGAGGAACAGCCACAGCATGGCGTCGTCTCTACGGAGGAGGATGGAGAGATTGTGACGCAGACAGTGACGATTATATATGAAGGCGCAGAGTATTCCGTGACAGTGGAGCCGGACCAGACCATCCTGGAGGCTGCCCTCGAGCAGGACATAGACTTGCCTTACTCCTGCCAGGCGGGCCTGTGTACGGCCTGCAGGGGCAGGTGCCTGAGCGGGAAGGTACACCTCGAAGAGCGCGAGGGGCTTTCGGACGCGGAGATGGAGGAGGGCTACGTGCTCAACTGCGTCGGGCACCCGCTCACGGATAATGTGGTCATTGAAATTGGCTAG
- a CDS encoding M3 family oligoendopeptidase — protein sequence MTIQTTNLIIPERKPRRYLADDFQVGNWETLQPYFDGLKTRDIPNVAELEKWMQDRSELESVLSEDLGWRYIRMTCDTQNEETTKAFQYFVSEIEPKIAPYDHELNLKLMHSPYVAGLDKEKYKIYMRGVERALEIFREENIPLQTEISTKQQQYAAITGGMTVTLDGEEMTLQRASDRLKRTDRAVREEAWRTIQERRFQDREKLDNLFDELLQLRNGVAQNADFANFRDYMFAALGRFDYTPQDCFDFHQSIQETIVPLLNKIDEARQEKLGLDELRPWDLDVDPSGRKPLEPFKTGEELLEKTVQVFYSLDTFLGDCLATMREMGHLDLESRKGKAPGGYNYPLDEIGVPFIFMNATSSLRDVITMLHEGGHAVHSFLTREMSLNAFKHPPSEVAELASMSMELISMDYWDTFFEDEDELRRAKRTHLESVLETFPWVATVDKFQHWIYKHPAQTQEERHQEWVRIFDTFNHKLVNWSGLEQYKPYIWQKQLHIYEVPFYYIEYAMAQLGAIAVWKNYKENPAEGLAAYKRALSLGYTVSIGEVYQAAGIKFDFSTAYIRSLADFVQAEMEKI from the coding sequence ATGACAATACAAACAACCAATCTGATAATTCCTGAGCGAAAGCCGAGGCGGTACCTGGCTGACGACTTTCAGGTGGGGAACTGGGAAACCCTGCAGCCCTATTTTGATGGGCTCAAAACCCGTGACATACCAAACGTAGCCGAACTGGAAAAGTGGATGCAGGACCGCAGCGAGCTGGAAAGCGTTCTTTCTGAGGACCTCGGATGGCGCTACATCCGGATGACCTGCGACACGCAGAACGAGGAAACCACGAAGGCCTTCCAGTACTTCGTATCGGAGATTGAGCCGAAGATAGCGCCCTATGACCACGAATTGAACCTGAAGCTGATGCACTCGCCGTATGTGGCCGGGCTCGACAAGGAAAAATATAAAATATATATGCGCGGGGTGGAACGCGCTTTGGAAATTTTCCGGGAAGAGAACATACCGCTCCAAACTGAGATAAGTACGAAACAGCAGCAGTACGCCGCCATCACGGGGGGGATGACCGTGACCTTGGACGGGGAGGAAATGACCCTGCAGCGCGCCTCAGACCGGCTAAAACGAACGGACCGCGCCGTGCGCGAGGAGGCCTGGCGCACCATTCAGGAGCGCCGCTTCCAGGACCGCGAAAAGCTGGACAACCTGTTCGACGAGCTGTTGCAACTGCGCAACGGGGTGGCCCAAAACGCCGACTTCGCCAACTTCCGCGACTATATGTTTGCCGCGCTGGGCCGCTTCGACTACACGCCCCAGGACTGCTTCGATTTCCATCAGTCCATCCAGGAAACCATCGTGCCGCTGCTCAACAAAATTGACGAGGCACGCCAGGAGAAGCTCGGGCTCGATGAACTGCGCCCCTGGGACCTGGATGTGGACCCGAGCGGAAGGAAGCCGCTGGAGCCGTTTAAAACAGGGGAGGAGTTGCTGGAGAAAACAGTGCAGGTATTTTATTCGCTAGACACTTTCCTGGGCGACTGCCTGGCCACGATGCGCGAGATGGGCCACCTGGACCTCGAATCGCGGAAAGGGAAGGCGCCCGGCGGCTATAACTATCCGCTGGATGAAATAGGGGTGCCGTTTATCTTCATGAACGCCACCTCCAGCCTGCGCGACGTGATCACGATGCTGCACGAGGGCGGGCACGCCGTGCATTCGTTCCTGACGCGGGAGATGAGCCTCAATGCCTTCAAGCATCCGCCCTCAGAGGTGGCGGAGCTGGCCTCTATGTCGATGGAGCTGATATCGATGGACTACTGGGACACGTTTTTTGAGGATGAGGACGAACTGCGCCGCGCCAAGCGCACGCATCTGGAGAGTGTGCTGGAGACCTTCCCGTGGGTGGCGACGGTAGACAAATTCCAGCACTGGATATATAAGCATCCGGCGCAAACACAGGAGGAACGCCACCAGGAATGGGTGCGGATTTTTGACACGTTCAACCACAAGCTCGTCAACTGGTCGGGGCTGGAGCAGTACAAGCCCTACATCTGGCAGAAGCAGCTGCATATATATGAGGTACCGTTCTACTATATAGAATATGCCATGGCGCAGCTCGGTGCCATTGCCGTCTGGAAGAACTACAAAGAAAACCCGGCCGAAGGCCTGGCTGCCTACAAGCGCGCGCTGAGCCTCGGGTATACGGTGTCTATCGGGGAGGTGTACCAGGCAGCTGGCATCAAGTTCGATTTCAGCACAGCCTATATCAGGAGCCTGGCAGATTTTGTGCAGGCGGAGATGGAGAAGATATAA
- the paaD gene encoding 1,2-phenylacetyl-CoA epoxidase subunit PaaD, giving the protein MLTKEHILALLEEVKDPEIPVLSLVDLGVITSVEVEEGHVTVNMTPTFAGCPAMDYMKKDVERTLEKHGITRHTVTMSFDAPWNSNRISEKGRKALKEFGLAPPPAYELVPDLDMLEYSTCPYCNSNNTSLRTPFGPTLCRSMHYCHNCRQMFEQFKPL; this is encoded by the coding sequence ATGCTGACCAAAGAACATATCCTGGCGCTGCTGGAGGAGGTCAAAGACCCTGAGATCCCGGTGCTCTCACTCGTGGATCTGGGGGTGATCACATCCGTGGAGGTGGAGGAAGGCCACGTGACGGTGAACATGACCCCCACTTTTGCCGGCTGCCCCGCCATGGACTATATGAAAAAGGATGTGGAGCGCACCCTGGAGAAGCACGGCATCACCCGCCACACCGTCACCATGTCGTTTGATGCCCCCTGGAACAGCAACAGAATATCAGAGAAAGGACGTAAGGCACTGAAGGAATTCGGGCTGGCGCCGCCGCCGGCTTATGAACTGGTGCCGGACCTCGACATGCTGGAGTACTCCACCTGCCCCTACTGCAACAGCAACAACACAAGCCTGCGCACGCCCTTCGGCCCCACGCTCTGCCGGTCTATGCACTACTGCCACAACTGCCGCCAGATGTTCGAGCAGTTCAAGCCGCTGTAG
- the paaC gene encoding 1,2-phenylacetyl-CoA epoxidase subunit PaaC: MNEQALKDLLYKLADDQLILGHRNSEWTGFGPILEEDIAFSSMAQDKIGHSLAFYTLLHEMGEAAPDTVAFTRNASQFHNSQLVELPNGEYDFSLIRHFLYDNAEMIRFEMLSKSSHEPIAKVATKLKGEVRYHVLHANTWIKHLGASTEEAILRLQSALAEALPFALGLFEVSIYEQELVEAGIYNGEEAVKKEWLQRVQAVLEKTELKLPELGSITPKLGGRYGQHTEHLQPLLDEMAEVFNIDPTAEW, from the coding sequence ATGAACGAGCAAGCCCTGAAAGACCTGCTATATAAGCTCGCCGACGACCAGCTGATACTCGGCCACCGGAACTCCGAATGGACTGGCTTCGGCCCCATCCTGGAAGAGGACATCGCCTTCTCCTCGATGGCGCAGGACAAAATCGGGCACAGCCTGGCTTTCTACACGCTGCTGCACGAGATGGGCGAGGCTGCCCCGGACACCGTTGCCTTTACCCGCAACGCCAGCCAGTTCCATAACAGCCAGTTGGTGGAGCTGCCAAACGGGGAGTACGACTTCAGCCTGATCCGGCATTTCCTGTACGACAATGCGGAGATGATCCGCTTTGAGATGCTGAGCAAATCCAGCCATGAACCCATTGCCAAGGTTGCGACCAAGCTGAAGGGTGAGGTTAGGTACCACGTGCTCCACGCCAACACCTGGATAAAGCATTTAGGCGCTTCTACGGAGGAAGCTATCCTCCGGCTGCAATCAGCTCTGGCTGAGGCATTGCCCTTCGCCCTGGGTTTGTTTGAAGTCTCTATATATGAGCAGGAACTGGTGGAGGCGGGTATCTATAACGGCGAGGAAGCCGTGAAAAAGGAATGGCTGCAGCGCGTTCAGGCGGTGCTGGAGAAAACAGAACTAAAGCTGCCTGAACTGGGCAGCATCACCCCAAAGCTCGGGGGACGCTACGGCCAACACACCGAGCACCTGCAGCCCCTGCTCGATGAAATGGCCGAAGTGTTTAATATCGACCCAACGGCGGAATGGTAA
- a CDS encoding phenylacetic acid degradation b, with the protein MSLDPRVTRLHLPEGELPPMEEKPALDQFETYEVFHLKQEGAAYTYVGPVHAPNEEVAFLFAKEQYSRRAACAGLWVVRTEHIQVTPYAGDGENIYEMLRAEEPAVRSEQAEPYEIFQLKKRGKAHTHMGRVTAASYQEALQQARQAFGEKGPVVNVWLVKSAHVLSSAEGDREMWLTVPEKKYREATAYKVMDKITQFKAEQK; encoded by the coding sequence ATGAGCTTAGACCCCCGAGTAACCCGCCTGCACCTGCCGGAGGGCGAGCTGCCGCCGATGGAGGAAAAACCCGCGCTGGATCAGTTTGAGACATATGAAGTGTTTCATCTGAAGCAGGAAGGCGCGGCCTATACCTATGTCGGGCCGGTGCATGCCCCAAACGAGGAAGTGGCGTTTCTGTTTGCGAAGGAGCAGTACAGCCGCCGGGCCGCCTGCGCAGGCCTGTGGGTTGTCCGCACAGAGCATATACAGGTGACGCCTTACGCCGGAGACGGGGAAAACATATATGAGATGCTGCGGGCGGAGGAGCCAGCGGTGCGCAGCGAGCAAGCAGAGCCATATGAAATCTTCCAGTTGAAGAAGCGCGGAAAAGCCCATACCCACATGGGCCGCGTCACGGCCGCCTCGTACCAGGAGGCGCTGCAGCAGGCCAGGCAGGCGTTTGGCGAAAAGGGGCCTGTCGTGAACGTGTGGCTCGTGAAATCGGCGCACGTGCTGTCCTCTGCGGAAGGGGACAGGGAAATGTGGCTGACTGTGCCGGAAAAGAAGTACCGCGAGGCCACCGCCTACAAGGTGATGGACAAGATCACGCAGTTTAAAGCTGAACAGAAATGA
- the paaA gene encoding 1,2-phenylacetyl-CoA epoxidase subunit PaaA → MYGGGNVFEATKYDALQAEDPVQLAGFEARIARGEKIEPSDWMPQLYRRQLIRMIEQHAHSEIIGALPEGTWITRAPGFRRKMALMAKVQDEVGHAQLLYSAAETLGKTREQMLTDLINGKSKYSNVFNYPAYTWADSNIISWLIDAGAIVNQLANARGSYGPYSRALERICAEEAFHLKYGHDAVVHMATGSPKQREMIQAALNRWWPPIMTFFGPPDKMSAHTETLMRWKVKMATNDECRQQFLDMYVPKIWELGLTVPDPNLKKNAETGQWEYTEPDWEEFMRVINGDGPCNAERLAVRRAAEERGAWVRKALLHPKAKYVRPLA, encoded by the coding sequence ATGTACGGAGGAGGAAACGTTTTCGAGGCTACTAAATACGATGCCCTGCAGGCAGAGGACCCTGTGCAACTGGCCGGGTTTGAGGCACGCATCGCCCGCGGCGAGAAGATTGAGCCCAGCGACTGGATGCCGCAGCTGTACCGCAGGCAGCTCATCCGGATGATTGAGCAGCACGCGCACTCCGAGATTATCGGCGCCCTGCCCGAAGGCACCTGGATTACCCGCGCCCCCGGCTTCCGGCGAAAAATGGCGCTGATGGCGAAGGTGCAGGACGAGGTGGGCCATGCCCAACTCTTATATAGCGCCGCCGAGACACTGGGCAAAACGCGCGAGCAGATGCTGACGGACCTCATCAACGGCAAATCCAAGTACTCCAACGTGTTCAACTACCCGGCCTACACCTGGGCCGACTCCAACATCATCTCGTGGCTGATTGACGCGGGTGCCATCGTAAACCAGTTGGCGAACGCGCGGGGCAGTTACGGGCCTTACTCCCGTGCGCTGGAGCGTATCTGTGCCGAGGAGGCTTTCCACCTGAAGTACGGCCACGACGCCGTGGTGCATATGGCCACTGGCTCCCCGAAGCAGCGCGAAATGATACAGGCCGCCCTCAACCGCTGGTGGCCCCCCATCATGACGTTCTTCGGACCGCCTGACAAGATGAGCGCGCACACCGAAACCCTGATGCGCTGGAAAGTGAAGATGGCCACCAACGACGAGTGCCGCCAGCAGTTCCTCGACATGTACGTGCCGAAGATATGGGAACTGGGCCTGACGGTGCCTGATCCGAACCTGAAGAAAAACGCAGAAACCGGCCAGTGGGAATACACCGAGCCGGACTGGGAGGAGTTTATGCGCGTCATCAACGGCGACGGCCCCTGCAACGCCGAGCGGCTGGCCGTGCGCCGCGCCGCCGAAGAGCGCGGCGCCTGGGTGCGCAAAGCCCTCCTCCACCCAAAAGCGAAATACGTGCGCCCGTTGGCGTAG
- a CDS encoding TetR/AcrR family transcriptional regulator, whose protein sequence is MSRKKQIEHTATALFKAKGFSATSMRDLANALGIEAASIYSHIRSKEEILQRVCFRMAEEFFEAMDAAEATGATSTDKLRNAVSAHVQVLTKNTEASAVFLHEWRHLSEPYLSEFLALRDLYEGHFRQIIKSGAESGEFAVPDEKFAVLTILSALNWLPTWFRPEGKLQPAEIANTLSDMLLNGLRAPARAMADGKP, encoded by the coding sequence TTGAGCAGAAAAAAACAAATTGAGCATACCGCCACAGCACTCTTCAAGGCCAAGGGCTTCTCGGCGACATCCATGCGCGACCTCGCCAATGCCCTGGGCATAGAGGCCGCCAGCATTTACTCGCACATCAGGTCGAAGGAGGAGATTCTGCAGCGGGTTTGCTTCCGCATGGCGGAGGAGTTTTTCGAGGCGATGGATGCCGCAGAGGCAACGGGCGCCACGTCGACTGACAAACTGAGGAACGCGGTTTCGGCGCATGTGCAGGTACTGACGAAAAACACGGAGGCCTCGGCTGTGTTCCTGCACGAGTGGCGCCACCTGAGCGAACCATATCTCAGCGAGTTCCTGGCCTTGCGCGACCTGTATGAGGGGCACTTCCGGCAGATTATCAAAAGCGGCGCAGAGAGCGGGGAGTTTGCGGTGCCGGACGAGAAGTTTGCCGTACTCACCATCCTGTCGGCGCTTAACTGGCTACCTACCTGGTTCAGGCCCGAAGGTAAGCTGCAACCGGCCGAGATAGCCAACACGCTGTCGGACATGCTCCTGAACGGCCTGCGCGCACCGGCGCGTGCAATGGCAGACGGTAAGCCATAG
- a CDS encoding enoyl-CoA hydratase/isomerase family protein: MEFVHYEVNERVGYITLARAEKRNALNQEVVSQLKRAFATAEDDEACKVIVLRAEGSVFCAGADLEYIQRLQQNNYHENLLDSTHLMELFRLIYTLKKVVIAQVHGHAIAGGCGLAAVCDFSFAVPEARFGYTEVKVGFIPAIVTVFLLRKLGEARARQLLLTGDLVPAEEAERYGLINYVVPAAELETRVFAFARKLCTENSRQSVEVTKEMIARVQGMGLEEGLQYAAEMNAVARGSEDCQRGIAAFLNKEPLTW; this comes from the coding sequence ATGGAGTTTGTGCATTATGAGGTAAACGAGCGCGTTGGCTATATCACGCTGGCCCGCGCCGAGAAGCGGAACGCCCTGAACCAGGAGGTGGTGTCGCAGCTGAAGCGCGCTTTTGCCACCGCCGAGGACGACGAGGCCTGCAAGGTGATCGTGCTGCGGGCGGAGGGGAGCGTGTTTTGCGCCGGGGCCGATCTGGAGTATATTCAGCGCCTGCAGCAGAACAACTACCACGAGAACCTGCTGGACTCCACCCACCTGATGGAGTTGTTCCGGCTTATATATACCCTGAAGAAAGTAGTGATCGCCCAGGTACACGGCCATGCCATTGCCGGCGGCTGCGGCCTCGCGGCCGTCTGCGATTTCAGCTTCGCGGTGCCGGAGGCCCGGTTTGGCTACACTGAGGTGAAGGTGGGCTTTATACCAGCCATCGTGACGGTGTTCCTGTTGCGAAAGCTGGGCGAGGCCCGGGCCAGGCAACTGCTGCTGACCGGCGACCTGGTTCCGGCAGAGGAGGCGGAGCGTTACGGGTTGATAAACTATGTGGTGCCGGCAGCTGAGCTGGAGACACGCGTTTTCGCCTTCGCACGGAAACTCTGCACCGAAAATTCGCGCCAGTCGGTGGAGGTGACCAAGGAGATGATTGCGCGGGTGCAGGGCATGGGGCTGGAGGAAGGCCTGCAGTACGCGGCCGAGATGAACGCCGTGGCCCGGGGCAGCGAGGACTGCCAGCGCGGCATTGCCGCTTTTCTGAACAAAGAGCCGCTGACGTGGTAG